A DNA window from Desulfatibacillum aliphaticivorans DSM 15576 contains the following coding sequences:
- a CDS encoding long-chain-fatty-acid--CoA ligase, with translation MEERIWHQHYDYNVQTSYRFPKVPVNGLLDIPANALPDKPAIDYYGSKISFWDLRIMSLKLANALADIGVQKGDRVGLHLPNIPQYIIAYYAALSLGAIVVNFNPLYTPDELTALIKQTGISTFVTFDMVIPNVKEVVKKAPIPRVIATSVFDFLEGSEVSTPESLQMEPGWRHFSTLINESKSEKKPKVDITPADPAMIQFTGGTTGIPKGAVLTHANMVTAAYSCFLWGSASQMYKTPEQRSVVCVLPFFHVYANIVCLNWAVLNCATMILVPRFEIDPLIDLLSKVENSVFLPAVPTMINAIVNHPKAAEIEIAKKLDMLNSGGGPIPVELIDQVNDLGIAYSEGWGMSETTSLGIANPVMGLKKPGSIGVPFPGMDVRLMDIDAGDKEVPQGEPGELTVKGPLVMKEYWDNPEKTAEALRDGWLYTGDIATMDEEGYFYIVDRKKDMIIAGGYNIYPRDIDEVLYQHPKIIDAVTIGVPDAYRGETVKAYVVTRPGEDLRAQDVIDFCKTKLAIYKVPKIIEFRDELPKSAVGKILRKVLRDEELAKSK, from the coding sequence ATGGAAGAAAGAATTTGGCATCAGCATTACGATTATAATGTTCAGACCAGCTATCGCTTTCCCAAAGTTCCGGTCAACGGCTTGCTGGACATTCCCGCCAACGCCCTGCCGGACAAGCCGGCAATCGACTATTACGGGTCGAAAATCAGTTTTTGGGATCTCAGGATCATGTCCCTGAAACTGGCTAACGCCCTGGCGGATATCGGCGTCCAAAAGGGAGACCGGGTGGGGCTTCATCTTCCCAACATTCCCCAATACATTATCGCCTATTATGCGGCTTTGTCCCTTGGCGCCATTGTGGTGAATTTCAACCCGCTGTACACCCCGGACGAGTTGACGGCTTTGATCAAGCAGACCGGGATATCCACCTTCGTCACCTTTGATATGGTCATCCCCAACGTGAAGGAAGTGGTCAAAAAGGCGCCCATCCCCCGCGTCATCGCCACTTCGGTGTTCGATTTTCTGGAGGGATCGGAGGTCAGCACCCCGGAAAGCCTGCAGATGGAACCGGGATGGCGTCATTTTTCCACGTTGATCAACGAATCCAAAAGCGAGAAAAAGCCCAAGGTGGATATCACGCCGGCAGACCCGGCCATGATCCAGTTTACCGGCGGCACCACGGGCATTCCCAAAGGCGCGGTGCTCACCCACGCCAACATGGTCACAGCCGCCTATAGCTGCTTTTTATGGGGATCCGCCTCCCAGATGTATAAAACCCCGGAGCAGCGTTCGGTGGTTTGCGTGCTGCCCTTCTTCCATGTCTACGCCAACATTGTATGCCTCAACTGGGCGGTTTTAAACTGCGCCACCATGATTTTGGTCCCCCGGTTTGAAATCGATCCCCTAATCGATTTGCTGTCCAAGGTGGAAAACAGCGTGTTCCTGCCCGCCGTCCCAACCATGATCAACGCTATCGTAAACCATCCCAAGGCTGCGGAAATCGAAATCGCCAAGAAGCTGGACATGCTGAACAGCGGCGGCGGCCCCATCCCCGTGGAGTTGATCGACCAGGTGAACGACCTGGGCATCGCCTATAGCGAAGGCTGGGGCATGAGCGAAACCACGTCGCTGGGCATCGCCAATCCGGTCATGGGGCTTAAAAAGCCGGGCTCCATCGGGGTGCCCTTCCCCGGCATGGACGTGCGATTGATGGACATTGACGCCGGCGACAAGGAAGTCCCCCAGGGAGAGCCGGGCGAACTCACCGTCAAAGGCCCTCTGGTCATGAAGGAGTATTGGGACAACCCGGAAAAAACCGCCGAAGCCCTTCGGGACGGCTGGCTCTATACGGGCGACATCGCCACCATGGATGAAGAAGGCTATTTTTACATCGTGGACCGCAAGAAGGACATGATCATCGCCGGCGGTTACAACATCTATCCCAGGGACATCGACGAGGTTTTGTATCAGCATCCTAAAATCATCGACGCCGTGACCATCGGCGTGCCCGACGCCTACAGGGGGGAAACCGTCAAGGCCTACGTGGTGACTCGCCCCGGCGAGGATCTGCGCGCCCAGGACGTCATCGACTTTTGCAAGACCAAGCTGGCCATCTACAAGGTGCCCAAGATCATTGAATTCCGGGACGAGCTGCCCAAGTCCGCCGTAGGCAAAATCCTGCGAAAAGTCCTCAGGGACGAGGAACTGGCCAAGTCAAAATAG
- a CDS encoding phospholipase A, producing the protein MKINGFKAIFIAVLALCLATPAWGTINKQSLDFVLAPPSSEVKAGGTTRFYLYVHNPEDREMQFQAEPVLNFSLGEWPENKTLEGRLVSSQSQDAVAIPAQGFKKLEYDVVFPTDFSGVAVFKVDAYHAPPLMFEVEEAVPDQAHLFTAKEPEVTVEKKGAAQEDGGDLAQDSEKGEGGEEVSVESLFAQYQPYLTNLAPYEPMYFLVGADPENSKFQFSFRYRFFKPEDEFTKKHPWLAGLHFAYTQTSFWDLQSESAPFKDTSYKPEFFYASGNLKTRPSWMHGLFYQAGFQHESNGRDEEASRSTNFLYIRPGFAAIHKRTKLGFSASSKIWAYVNNEDETNPDLASYRGYFDIDLKLGKADGLVLGTNFRLAHEGASVQADLTYPLHNLIWKHLNLCLQAQYVNSLAESLLHYDERTEAFRIGFAMVR; encoded by the coding sequence ATGAAAATAAACGGTTTCAAGGCTATCTTTATCGCCGTCCTGGCCCTATGTCTTGCAACCCCAGCCTGGGGAACGATAAATAAGCAAAGCCTGGACTTTGTCCTGGCGCCGCCCAGCAGTGAGGTGAAGGCCGGGGGGACGACGCGGTTTTATCTGTACGTGCACAATCCGGAAGACAGGGAGATGCAATTCCAGGCCGAGCCGGTCCTGAATTTCAGCTTGGGAGAGTGGCCGGAAAACAAGACCCTGGAAGGGCGCCTGGTTTCCTCTCAATCGCAGGACGCCGTCGCTATTCCCGCCCAGGGCTTTAAAAAGCTGGAATACGACGTGGTTTTCCCCACGGATTTTTCGGGCGTGGCCGTTTTTAAAGTGGATGCTTATCACGCACCGCCGTTGATGTTTGAGGTGGAGGAGGCCGTTCCGGATCAGGCGCACCTGTTCACGGCAAAAGAGCCTGAAGTCACCGTGGAAAAAAAGGGCGCTGCACAGGAAGACGGCGGCGATTTGGCTCAAGATTCTGAAAAAGGGGAGGGCGGCGAGGAAGTCTCTGTGGAAAGCCTGTTCGCTCAATATCAGCCCTATCTGACCAACCTGGCGCCCTACGAGCCCATGTATTTCCTGGTGGGCGCCGATCCAGAGAACAGCAAGTTCCAGTTCAGCTTCCGGTATCGCTTTTTCAAGCCTGAAGACGAATTCACGAAAAAACACCCCTGGCTGGCCGGCCTGCATTTCGCCTACACCCAGACTTCATTCTGGGATTTGCAGTCGGAATCCGCCCCTTTTAAAGACACCAGTTACAAACCGGAATTCTTTTATGCTTCCGGCAACTTAAAAACCCGCCCCTCCTGGATGCACGGCCTTTTTTACCAAGCCGGTTTTCAGCACGAGTCAAACGGCCGGGATGAAGAGGCCTCCCGAAGCACCAACTTCCTGTACATTCGCCCCGGATTCGCTGCAATACACAAAAGAACCAAACTGGGCTTCAGCGCATCCTCCAAAATTTGGGCGTATGTAAATAACGAGGATGAGACCAACCCGGATCTGGCAAGCTACCGGGGGTATTTCGATATCGACCTGAAGCTGGGCAAGGCTGACGGCCTTGTGCTGGGAACCAACTTCCGTCTGGCTCATGAGGGCGCCTCCGTCCAGGCGGATCTGACCTATCCCTTGCATAACCTGATCTGGAAACACCTGAACTTGTGCCTGCAAGCCCAATACGTCAACTCCCTGGCCGAAAGCCTGCTTCATTACGACGAAAGAACCGAAGCGTTCCGCATCGGCTTCGCCATGGTGCGATAA